The stretch of DNA CTTCATGCGCGATATGGATAGCCAGAACACTCCCATTCCACTCATGGTGTCGATCCAGTCGGAGGACTATCCCGGAGTCAATGAGGTGAATCTAGGCTATCTCCATTATGGTGATTCAGTCCTTATCCGGCGGCTTAGAATCATGCCTTTTATTGAGATCGGTGCGGTGGCCTTCTTCATCTTTCTCGGATTCTCAGGTTTTCAGGTGATTCGTAATACTGAGAAACAGCACATCTGGTTCGGGATGGCGCGGGAGACCGCCCATCAGCTTGGAACGCCGGTCTCTTCCCTCATGGGATGGTTGGAGCGGTTGCAGGAAAAGCCGGAAGCGGCCGCCGAAGTTTCCGATCAGATGGCTGATGATGTTGACAGGCTGAAGAAGATCAGCGACAGGTTTGCGCGAATGGGTTCCGTACCCAGGGTGGAAGAGATTGATCTGCGTGCTCTGATTCAATCGACGGCGACCTATTTCCAGAGCCGTCTTCCTCAGAGTGCCAGTGATGTTGCTCTCAGTGTGGTGGATGGCGATCCCGTAACGGTGACCGCAACGCCGACGCTGCTTTCGTGGGCGCTAGAGAATCTTGTGAAGAATGCCATCGATTCAGTCGATAAAACTGGCGGAAAGGTTACCATCAGCGCCGAAGCCGCCGCTAATGAAGCGATAATTTCAGTAACAGACACAGGACGGGGCATTCCGCGCCGCGACCGAAAGAACGTTTTCCGCCCGGGTTACACTACTAAGGAGAGAGGGTGGGGCGTCGGGCTCAGTATGACCAAAAGAATCATCGAAGACTTTCAGGATGGGAAAGTCAGAATTGTGAAGACTGATGTGGGCACAGGTACAACCTTTGAGATCAGGCTTCCGTTGCTGCGTAGCCGATAACGTCAACCTTAGAAGGGGATAACTATGATTTCAAGACGAAAATTCATTCAAGCTGTCTTGGCGACGTCTGCAATTCCGGCGGCATTGGTAAAGGGTGAAGTGAGAAGAGTATCGCGTTCAACCGGTAAGCCAGCTGTCATCTCTACATGGAGTTTTGGCGTAGAGGCTAACCAGGCGGCTATGAAAATCCTCGAGCGAAGAGGCTCGGCGCTGGATGCGGTAGAGGCGGGTGTGAGGGTACCGGAGGGAGACCCTGAAATGGGTGGGGTCGGTTACGGAGGTCTGCCTGATGAAGATGGTCACGTTACACTTGATTCGTGTATCATGGATTCAACGGGTAATGCAGGTTCGGTGGCCTTCATTCAGGACATTAAGCACCCCATCTCCGTGGCGAGGAAGGTAATGGAGCGCAGTAAACACGTCATGCTGGTGGGTGATGGAGCCAGGCGTTTTGCTCTATCACACGGTTTTAAGGAAGAGAATTTGCTAACCGATCAGGCGCGGGAAGCGTGGCTCAAATGGAAGGAAGGATTGAGTGATAAGGATAACTGGGGACCTAATGAAGATCACGATACCATTTCCATGCTGACGCAGGATGAAAAGGGAAATCTTGCTGGTGCTTGCACCACCAGCGGTCTCGCTTTCAAGATCCATGGCCGCATCGGTGACAGTCCCATCATCGGGGCGGGAATGTTTTGCGACAACGATATTGGAGCAGCCGGTGCCACAGGCCTGGGAGAGGAGGTCATTAAAACAGCCGGTAGTTTCCTGGTGGTGGAACTGATGCGACAGGGTTTCAAACCGGAAGATGCCTGCAAAGAAGCTCTGCAGCGTATAACGAGGAGATACAATGGAAATCCGGATTTTCAGGTTGCTTATATAGCTCTACGGAAAGATGGTGTTACTGGCGCCGCTGCTATCAAGGACGGCTTTCAGTATGCTCTTTATCAGTCGGGAAAGAACAGGCTGTACGATGTGAAGGGATTGACCTGAATCTCAGAGAATACCATTTACAACACAAAAGCCCCGAATTTCGGGGCTTTTGTGATTGTTCCGGGTTATAACGTCAGAAATCCTACGATTCCAGTTTCTCGATGACGAAATCCCAGTTGATAACATTCCAGAAAGCTTCCACGTATTTAGGACGGGCATTGCGGTAGTCGACGTAATAGGCGTGCTCCCATACGTCACAAGTGAGGAGCGGAGTTTGTCCCGAACTAATAGGGTTTTCGGCATTCTTTGCGCTAACGATCTGAAGATTCCCGCCGTCGTTGCTCACTAACCAAGCCCACCCAGAGCCGAAAGTGGTAATAGCTGTATTAGAAAACAGATCCTTGAATTCATCAAACGATCCAAACGCGCCGTTTATGGCTTGTGCCAGGGTGCCGGAAGGTTCACCGCCTCCGTTCGGACTCATACAGTCCCAGTAGAAGGAATGGTTCCAGTGCTGGGCGGCATTGTTGAACAGTCCACCCGTAGCGTTTGCGACAATCTCATCTAAATCCTGATCCTCGAACTCAGTTCCCTGGATCAGTTTGTTGAGATTCTGTACGTAAGTATTATGGTGTTTGCCGTGATGATATTCGAGCGTCTCGCTGGAGATGTGTGGCTCGAGAGAATCTTTCTCGTAGGGCAAGTCAGGTAATCTGTGTTCCATTATGGTTCCTCCTGATTCTATCTGAAATGTGCTGAGAATGCATTAACTACTTTTTGCAAATATATGGTTCTCCGCGCACTATTTCCAACGCCTATTTGGACTAAATTCGTCTACTTTATTCAAGTCAGGTTGGGGATGTCCCGTTATACTTTGACAGACAGAACTTATGGGACCTTCAAGGTTTTCGCGGATCAATGAATACTGGTAGGGAGCCGTGGCAATGAGATTCGAGAGACGTTACTGTATTCATCAAAATTTTTTTGACTTTTCGCTCTCTATCACTAACTTTGCCTACTTTTTGAGAGACAAGAATTGAGGTAATCATGGCACGAGTTTGCGAAATATGTGGAAAAGGTCCCGCGGCGGGGAATAATGTCAGTCATGCCCACAACAAGACGCGCCGTCGTTGGTTGCCCAATCTGAAACGGGTAAAGGCGGTTGTTAACGGATCGGTTAAGCGGATTAAAGTCTGTACCGCCTGCCTCCGCTCTGGCAAGGTCATCAAGGCCGTCTGAAAATCTTTCATTTAGAGAGAAGTTCGACTCTTCTTTTATGTCACTATCCTGGGAAAGTCCATCAAGATTTGGATAATCTCGAAGGTTGAAAGATTCTCACCCATGAACGATTAATCAGGTTCTTATCTTAATGAAACAAAAACCCGCCTTTGGGCGGGTTTTTGTTTTCAGGGAGGTGTGTGACTATTCGTATGAGGGAATCAGGTGGCGTTATTCGTGCCTCTGTCTCAGGAATGCCGGGATCTCCAGATCGTCATCCTTGAAGATGACAGGATCTACCTTCGACTCAGTTGGCGATTGTGCCTCTCCGGATTTCTTGGCCTCGTGTGTTGGTGCATTCACCGTGTTATGAATGGTGATTGCTTCCTTGCGGAATGTCGGTAGTATTTCCTTCCGAGATGATTCTTCTTCCACCGCGGTTGCTCTCATGGCGAAGCCTGTGGCGATGACCGTCACATGGATTTCATCTTTCATATTGGGATCTATGACAGCGCCGAAGATAATATTGGCGTCATCGCCCGCTTCTTCAAAGATGATGGATGTTGCTTCATCAACTTCCATAAGTGTCATCTTTTCACCACCGGTGATGTTCACAAGGACGCCTTGTGCCCCGCAGATATTCACATCATTCAGCAGCGGACTGGAGATGGCCTGTTGCGCTGCCAGCACCGATCGCTCTTCACCTTCGGCAATGCCTGTCCCTATGATAGCGTCTCCCATGTCCCGCATGACGGTATCAACGTCGGCAAAATCGAGGTTGATCAGGCCATGAAGGTTGATGAGGTCCGAGATCCCGCGTGTGGCTTGGAGCAGGATCGAATCGGCCATCTGGAAAGCTTCCACAACGGTAGTGGATTTATCGATGATGGAAAGGAGCTGCTGATTTGGGATCGAGATCAGCGTATCACAGTTCTTTTGCATATCGTCGATTCCGGATTCAGCCCGCCTCATCCGTTTGGGGCCTTCAAAATTGAACGGTTTTGTTACGACGCCTACAGTAAGCGCGCTCATCTCCTTTGCAATCTGAGCTACGATGGGGGAAGCACCGGTTCCGGTACCGCCGCCCATGCCGGCAGTGACAAAGACCATATCAGCCGCTTCCATGATGGATGCTACCGCGTCTTTTTCCGATTCCATGGCGGCCCGGCCTATATCTGCTTTCGCACCCGCGCCCAAACCCTTCGTCAGGTTTTTTCCGATCTGTATCTTCGTCTCTGATTTATTGTTGTCCAAGTCCTGTGCATCCGTGTTGATGGCGATAAAGTCAACGCCACCGAGGCCCGCAGATATCATACGGTTAATGGCATTTCCACCTGCACCCCCTACACCGATTACTTTGATTCTGGCCTTCTGGTCTGCTAGTGTGTCGAATTCGAACAGCATGATTCCCTCCTTATTTTACTCTCCCGCGAAGCTGACTGTTATTCCAAATTTGTGAAATCAGTGCTCCGTCATGTTGATGTTATTTTCAGTTTCTTAACTCCTTTTATCTAACTTCCGTCAAAGATTTCTAGAAGAATTCACTGAACCACCCTTTCACGCGACGAAAACCCTTCGAAAACGGCGGTTCGCGATCTGTTCCCAAGTTAATGTCCAAAGCTACAGTAGAACTGAACTGGACGAGGCCGATGGCAGTGGCATAGATGGGACTTGCGGCAATATCCATGATACCACTCAAACCTCGCGGAATACCGATCTTCACCGGTCCCTCGAGGACTTCTTCAGCCAGACTTGTAACGTTCTTGAGCAGCGCACCGCCCCCCGTGAGGACGATGCCAAAGCTGACCGGGCCGTCCACATCGGCACGGCTGATTTCGCGTTCTACCATATCGAAGATCTCTTTCATCCGTGCTTCCACATATCTGGAGATCTCATGTTCGGAAATCTTCCTGGCCATCTCGCCAGGCTTATGCGGTAGTTCAACTTCTAGATCCGTGGACGCCATCGATGCCTTTGCTGAACCGTACTTGATCTTAACGGCTTCAGCCTCCTCGATGGAAACTTGTGTCATCATGGCGATATCATTAGTAATGTTATTGCCGCCGAGCCCGATAACGGCAGAATGTCGTACGGCACTATCAAAGAAAACGGATACGTCGGTAGTTCCGCCCCCGATATCCACCAGGGCAACCCCTAGCTCCTTTTCATGACGTTCCAGGGCCGCCGCCGCCGATGCGAGAGGCTGGTAAATGAGCCCGTTAACTTCAATGCCCGCTTCTTCTACACACTTGCTGATATTCTTGGCTGCTGATGTGGCGCCCGTAACAAGGTGCACCTGCGCTTCCAGCCGTCTCCCTACCATCCCCAGAGGATTCTTCACGCCACCCTGTTCGTCTACTACGTATTCCTGAGGAAGGATGTGGAGGATACCTCGGTCAACGGGGAGGGAGATAGCCTTCGACATCTCCAGAACTCTGCTGATATCAGCGTTAGAAATTTCATGTTCATAGTTTACCGGGTGACCGTTCTTTGAAACGGCAATTGCCCCGTGCGTATTGATGCCCCTGATATGATCACCAGAAATGCCGACATAAGCGTCAGAAACTTTCAGATTGGCCATCTTTTCCGCTTTATGAACAGCGGATTCAATAGACTGAATAGTGTCATCGATGTTTATTACGATACCCTGTTTCACGCCCTCCGATGGGGCAATACCTGTACCGAGAAGTTTCAGTCCGGAGCTCTGTTCATCGTATTGCGCAATGACGCAGCATATCTTAGTGGTACCAATATCGAGACCGACACATATTCCTTTATCTTGAGCCATAATCAGTTCCTCAAGTTCTTTCTCTGACGATTATCTGGTTTCTGTAGCGCAGGTCAACATACTTGTAATCGTACAGAGAGCGGATGCCCGAAACCGTGAACGCAAATTTTCTCAGCATATTGAGCTGATGCGGCACCTCTATGGCGCCGAGATAGATTTGAGTGGGGCGCTTAGCCAGAACAATGACATATTCATCGCCCGCATCTACCTTCATTTCAGAGATGTTACTGTAGAGGTTGGTAAAATTTGTCCTGATCAGATGGAGATATTCCACCGCTTCCATAACTTTTTGGGAAAGACACTGTTTACCGATCGGGTAAAGTTCCGTCGCCGGATTGAAGCCGGTGAGAGTAGGGATATCGAAATCGAAACTGCCGTTTTCAGTGGGGAGGACAACACCGTCCGCATCGATCATGATGAAAGGCGCAAGATTCAGATAAGCGATAGGGGATCGTTCGATGAGATCGATATTCAAGGTAGAGGGGAAATCCCTACTGATTCTGGCCCCTTTAACGAATGGGTGTTCCTCCAGTTTTCGCTGAATGGCTTCTAGGTCAATATCCATGAGGGAAGGGAAGCGGGGCAAATCGATTGACTCAAGTATATCTTCCCGCTGTAGGTGACTGTGTCCTGCCACCCTGATATTCAAGACATCGAAATGATCGAAAGAATCAGCCCAAGAAAAGGCGAATAAAATGAGCACCGCCACCGATACCAGAGAAAAAGTTACAACTGTTGCCCGCACAAGAAGGGAAACCCACTGAGGCATCCGTTTTATTGATCTGCCTTTACGTTTCTTGTTTTTTGTCTGTCGCTTACGCATCAAAGTGTCCTTGTGGGAAACCGAGAGTCTTAATCTCAAGTTCCAGATCGATATCGAATTTTTCCTTAATCTCCTTACGTGCTGTCCGGATCAATTCGGCAATGTTTTCTGCCGATGCCTTACCGTGATTGACGAAGAAGTTGGCGTGCTGTGGAGAGATTTCCGCATCGCCTGATCGTTTCCCCTTTAGGCCGGCCTTGTCGATGAGGTAGCCGGCGGCTTGGGCATGGGGCGGATTCTTGAAAACACTGCCAGCGGAGCGGAACCGAAGCGGTTGTGATAACTTGCGGCTGGCACTGGACTTGGCCTTCAATTCAGCGATTTTATCCGGCAACCCTTTCTGGAACTCGAACTGCGCTGATAGAAGAACCTCACGATCAGTGAGAGAAGAATAGCGGTAGCCGAAGTCAATTTCACGCTTCAAATAGGTTTTCGGCTTTCCGTCGGGGGTGATGACATTAACAGTGGTCAGGAAGTTAGATATCTCGTGACCGTAAGCGCCGGCGTTCATCCTGATAGCGCCGCCGAGCGTCCCGGGAACACCGATCAGGCTTTCCACACCGGCTAGATCGTTCTTGATGCACTCTTTCACGAAATGACCCATCATGGTACCGCTCTGGGCAAAGACGCTGGTGCCGTCAATTGTAAGCTTCTTGAAGTGTTTCGCGAGGCTGATAACGAAGCCGTCAAAACCGTCATCACTTACCAGAAGATTCGAGCCGGAACCGGCGAAAAAGACTTCCACGCCGTGATGACCTACGAAGCGCAATAAAACTTTCAGATCTTCTTCGTCAGCGGGATAGAAGAATCCCAGTGCCGTACCGCCGATACCGTACGAAGTGTGGCGCGACATCGGTTCGTTCCACTTTACTGTACCGTTCATTTCTTCTTCCAGATCTCTGAATTCTTTGCTAACGGTTGACACTTCAAACTTCTATTTTCTCTCCCTGTAGTACGGCAACGTATTGATCCCCCATGCGCCAGATATCACCGGCACCCAACGTTATTACTAAGTCACCTTCGTTTACCAGCGCCCTCAATGCCGCCACCACCGATTTCTTGTCTTTAACCCAGTGGACATCCTTATGCCCCATGGACTTTGCAGCATTGACGATTAATTCTCCACTAACCCCTTCGATGGGCTCTTCCCTGGCGGGATAAACATCCGTTACAATGAGGACGTCGCTGATGAGGAAAGCGCGTGCAAAATCTTCGTAAAAATCCCTGGTGCGCGTATAGAGGTGAGGCTGAAAGACAGAGACTAGTCGTCTCTCCCAGCCATTCTTGACCGCCTTCAATGTTGCCGATACTTCTGTAGGGTGGTGTGCATAATCGTCCACTACCATAATGTCGTTAAAGATCCCCTTGATTTCGAATCGCCTGCGGACACCAGAGAAATTCTTCAACCCTCTCCTGATCGTATCGAAGTTGATATCCAGTTCAAAGCTCAGCCCAATGACGGCCAGGGCGTTTTTGACATTGTGGGCGCCTGGAACCTGGAGCTGAATTGATCCTAATTCTTCATTCTTATGCTTTACCACGAAGTCCGTCTGAATCTCGCGGTACTCCATCTGTTCCGCGCGGAAATCGGCATCCTTAGTAAAACCGTAAGTAACGACGGGACGACTGATGTTGGGGACAATCTTCTTCACCAGCGGTTCATCAGTACAGGCGACTACAGTACCGTAAAACGGCACCGCATTTGCAAATTGGGTGAAGGCGTTCAGCAGATCTTCCTGACTATCGTAACAGTCCATATGATCACTGTCGATGTTGGTGATGACAGCGTATGTCGGACTGAGCTGGAGGAAACTCTTGTCGAACTCATCTGCCTCTACCACGATCACATCTCCCGCTCCGAGTAACGCATTGACATTAAGGCTCTTCACGACGCCTCCCACGACGATTGTGGGATCCAGTTCGCCCGCTGTTAAGACTGCGCCCATCATCGAAGTGGTGGTCGTCTTGCCATGTGTGCCGCCGATAGCAATGCTTATCGCCTTAAGCTTGAGAAGTTCACCAAGCATCTCCGCCCGGCGGATAACGGGAATACCGCGGTCTCTGGCAGCCTGGACCTCTGGATTGTCCATGTTGACCGCCGATGAATAAACCAGCATGTCACTGTCGTTGATGTTATCATAGCCATGACCTTCGAAAATGACGGCGCCCTTCTGCCTCAAACTTTTAGTAATCTCTGACGGTTTAAGGTCTGATCCTGACACATTGAAGCCAAGGTTGAGTAGCAGTTCGGCAATGCCGCTCATACCGATTCCGCCGATACCAACAAAATGAACTTTTCTGATCTTGCCAAACATCACGCTTCCGCCAAAGCTACGATTTCATCGACGATCCGTTCGGCCGCATCCTGTACAGCCGCGCCTCCAGCCTTTATGCTCATGGCCGCTAGCCGCTCCTTATCCCCAATCATAGATTGTATGGCCTCTGTGAATGAGTCGTTTGCCAGATCGCCTTCCTTGATAATCACGGCGGCGTCCCTGTCGGCGAGGTTTTGGGCGTTCTTCATCTGATGATTGGCGGCAGCACCGGGAAAAGGGATCAGGAGCGACGGTTTGCCACAATAGGCGATCTCCGCCAGGGCTAGGGCACCCGCCCGTGAAACAATCAGGTCTGCCGCCGAATAGACAGCACCCATATCGTCCGTGAAAGGGAAGACCTTCACCACCGGCGAATCTGTCTCAAAATGCTTCAACTGTTCGTAGTGTGCCATCCCGGTCTGCCAGAGGATTTGAATATTGTTCGTCTTCATCTGTTCGACAGATGCGGTGACAGTGTCATTCAGCGCTTTGGATCCTTGACTTCCGCCGATGACAGCAAGTACCGGTTTTCCGTGGTCCAAGTTGAAATGATTCAACGCTTCATGTTTGCTCATCGTATTCAGATCCTTGCGCACAGGATTGCCAGTGAGACGGAAACTTTTTTTTTAAGGTATGCGGCACTTTCCTCATAACTGAGACAGAGGCGTCCGACTCTCTCTGCCAGCCATCTCGTAGTTAATCCCGGATACGAGTTTTGCTCATGAATGAGAGTGGGAATCTTTTTATGCACGGCGGCGAGAAGCGGCAGGCCGCTGGCATACCCGCCGGTCCCCACGACTACGTCGGGCGAAAACTGGGTCAATAGTCGTCTCGATTGCCAGTATGCGGTGAGGAATCGCCACGGAAACAGCAGATTCCGTGCCACAGCGACACTAGAAAATCCTCTGGCAAATCCCCTGATATTCAGAAGTGTATAGGGGTAATCGCCGTGAGGGAACTTACTTGCTTCAATACCATATTTTGAGCCGACAAAATGAATCTGGACATACTGCACTTTCTCTTTGAGTGCATGGGTGATAGCGATGGCGGGGAAAAGGTGACCCCCGGTGCCGCCACCTGCCATAACAACATTCAGTCCGCGTTCAGGCAAAGAGAACTCCTGCTGGTTTTTTTTCACGTACAATACGTTTCGCCATTGAGATGTTTAACAGAATTCCAATGGATAGAAGATTGGTAACAAGACCGCTGCCGCCGAAGCTGATGAAAGGCATGGGGAGACCTGTAGTTGGCACCATAGCGGTCACTACGGCGGAGTTGATGAAGGCGTATAAGATTACCTGAAGCGCAAGCCCCGTTGCCAGAAGAATGCCAAAAATATCGGTACACCCTTTGGAGATTTTCAGCGCTCTCTGGAAGAGAGCCAGATAGAGTGTGATAATCAGAAAAATACCGGCGAAGCCCACTTCTTCGCCGATGATAGACAGGATGAAATCAGTGTGTGGTAGCGGTAGGAAAAGGTTCTTGCCGACACTTTCGCCAAGGCCGACGCCGGTGATGCCACCATTGCCGAGACTGATGAGTGACTGCTGAACCTGATAGTTCATTCCCGAAATGTCGAGACCCCCGCTGAAGAACGACTTGATACGGGCGATACGGTATTCGGCGGCCAGCAGCACCGGAATCAGGATAGCGATGGATACACTTGCCGTTGCAATAATATGAGGCAGCCTGGCACCGCTTACAAAGAGTAGTGTGACGGAGATCATTCCGATCATGACAGCTGTACTGAAATCGGGCTGAATGATGATCAATCCCATAATAATCCCTATTACGACGATGGGGGGAAGAAACCCGGTAACGAAATCGCGCAATTGATCGCGTTTCTTATCGACGTATGCCGCCAGGTAGAGAATAATGGCGAATCTGGCAATATCCGAAGTTTGGAGCGAGAGCAGTCCCAGTGACATCCACCGTGCCGGTGAACTGTTGCCCTGCACAAGGTAGAGGACTTTAGTCAGGATCAGCAGTACAATACTTCCGATCAGGAAGGGGGATGCAATCTTCTTGAGGATTCGATAATCGACTCTCATTGCTGTGATCATGAAGATCAGGCCTATGGCGGCTCTCAGCAGGTGACGTCGGAAGAAGTGTGTTCCGTTGCCGTAATTTTCCATGGAGATATTTGTGCTGGCGCTGAATACCATGACCGTTCCGATGGAAACAAGAATAAGAGCAATCGTGAGCAGGCTTTTGTCGTAATGCTGTGAAGATACCTGGATTGCCTTCACTGTTGACTCTCCAGAGCGTTGACAGCCTGTTTAAAGGTATCGCCGCGTTCCTCGAAATTAGTGAACATGTCGAAGCTGGCGCATCCCGGGGCAAGAAGGACGGTATCACCGGACTGGGAATAATCATGTGCGAGGGAGACAGCTGAATCGAGCGAGTGGGCTCTTGTTGAGGGGGGTATGGGTGAGAGGGACTCTTGGATTCGATCAGCCGCCTCTCCCAGCACGATGATTCGTTTCACCTTTCCCGCGAGGTAGGGGTGAAGTTCCCGGAAGTTTGCACCTTTATCTCTGCCGCCCATGATGAGGATGACAGGTCCTGGGAATGAATCCAGTGCAACCTTTACAGAATCGATGTTAGTTGCCTTGGAATCGTTGTAGTAATCGACGCCATCGAGCGTGAGGATATACTCGAGGCGGTGTGGTACTCCGCTAAATGTTTGCATCACCTTCCCAATAGCTTCGACAGTTACGCCGAGCAGACGGCACGCCGTTGCGGCCGCAAGGAAGTTGGTCAAATTATGAACACCGGGAAGCGATACATCCTTCTTGTAAATAAGGATTTCATCTGCTCCATCATAGATCTTCGTTTCATTGACACTGAAGAGGGAATCGCTGTGACCGGCGAGTGAGAAGGGGATAAGTTGCGCCGTTGTATGAATCATAGCTGACAGCTGGGAGTCATCGCTGTTGAAGATGACGGTGTCGTCAGCAGTCATATTCTCCATGATGCGCATCTTGGCGGCGGCATAATCATCCACCGTTGGATACCGGTCGAGGTGATCAGCAGTTAAATTCAATAAGACAGCAACCTTGGGATGGAAATGACGAATGTGCTCCATCTGGAAACTGCTGATCTCCAGGATGTGTATGCCTTTCTCAGGTCGAGTCTCAAGAGTAGAAGTGACTGTTTCCGAAAAAGGGATACCGATGTTGCCAGCGAGAAAGGGATTAAACTTGCCCCTGGTACACATTTCCGCCAGCATTGTAGTAGTGGTGGTTTTGCCATTTGAACCTGTAACTGCCACGACAGGCAAGTCTGTAAACCAGCTGGCGAGTTCGACTTCGCTCACTACTGGTATCTCCTTCTCGCTGGCACATCGGATGGCATCGGCATCCTGTGGGACTCCGGGGCTGACTACCATCATGTCTGCCTCAAAGATTTTTTCTGAGTGGCCACCAAATTCCATGGCTACACCCAATCTTTCCAATTCAGATAAATCCTTAGTTAATAAAGGTGACTCATTTTGATCGCTGAGAAGAGCGTTGGCCTCCTTCTTGATAAGGAGCCTGGCGGCAGCAGCGCCGCTTTTCCCGGCGCCAATGACGGCAACTGTCTTGCCCTTTAATTCAATATTCTCTCTTACGCTGATATCTATCATCGGATCTTGAACGTGCTCATGGTCATCAGGGCGAACAAAATTCCGATAATCCAGAATCGGATAACCACTTGTGTTTCCTTCCACCCTTTCATTTCATAGTGGTGGTGGATGGGAGCCATGCGGAAGAATCGTTTTCCTTCCCCGTTTTTTTGTTTACTCCACTTGAAGTAGCTGAGCTGGATAAGGACGGAGACTGCTTCCCAGACGAAGACGCCGCCAAGGATCACAAGAAGGAATTCTTTTTTCACAAGCAAGGCGAGGGTACCCAGGGCGCCTCCGGCAGCGAGAGCTCCTGTGTCGCCCATAAAGATCTGTGCTGGCGGTGCGTTGAACCAGAGAAATCCGAGACAGGATCCCATGAGAGCAGATGCGAAAATGGCCAGCTCACCAGCACCGGGTAGATAGATGATATTCAGGTAATCGCTAAAGTCCACACGGCCCGAGATATATGCCACTACTCCCAGGGCGACGGCACAGATAGCAAGTAGACCGGAAGCAAGGCCATCGAGACCGTCCGTAAGATTGACGGCGTTCGAGCTGGCGGTCACCACCACCATTACCCATGGGATATAAAGGAAGCCGAACGAAATTTCAAGGTTTTTGAAGAAAGGTATTGAAGTGATGCCCCTAGTTTCGGCAAACTCTGGCGCCAGAAAAAGCCAGCTTCCCAGCAAAAGTCCGATAACGATCTGGCCTGTCAGCTTGTAGCGGGCGATGAGTCCTTTCTTGGTTTTCTTGACGGTTTTCAGGTAGTCGTCCATAAAACCGAGAATGCCGGTTCCTACCGTCACAAAGAGTATCATATGGATATAAGGATTTTCCAGGTTAGCCCACAAGAGG from Candidatus Neomarinimicrobiota bacterium encodes:
- the murB gene encoding UDP-N-acetylmuramate dehydrogenase: MSTVSKEFRDLEEEMNGTVKWNEPMSRHTSYGIGGTALGFFYPADEEDLKVLLRFVGHHGVEVFFAGSGSNLLVSDDGFDGFVISLAKHFKKLTIDGTSVFAQSGTMMGHFVKECIKNDLAGVESLIGVPGTLGGAIRMNAGAYGHEISNFLTTVNVITPDGKPKTYLKREIDFGYRYSSLTDREVLLSAQFEFQKGLPDKIAELKAKSSASRKLSQPLRFRSAGSVFKNPPHAQAAGYLIDKAGLKGKRSGDAEISPQHANFFVNHGKASAENIAELIRTARKEIKEKFDIDLELEIKTLGFPQGHFDA
- the murC gene encoding UDP-N-acetylmuramate--L-alanine ligase; protein product: MFGKIRKVHFVGIGGIGMSGIAELLLNLGFNVSGSDLKPSEITKSLRQKGAVIFEGHGYDNINDSDMLVYSSAVNMDNPEVQAARDRGIPVIRRAEMLGELLKLKAISIAIGGTHGKTTTTSMMGAVLTAGELDPTIVVGGVVKSLNVNALLGAGDVIVVEADEFDKSFLQLSPTYAVITNIDSDHMDCYDSQEDLLNAFTQFANAVPFYGTVVACTDEPLVKKIVPNISRPVVTYGFTKDADFRAEQMEYREIQTDFVVKHKNEELGSIQLQVPGAHNVKNALAVIGLSFELDINFDTIRRGLKNFSGVRRRFEIKGIFNDIMVVDDYAHHPTEVSATLKAVKNGWERRLVSVFQPHLYTRTRDFYEDFARAFLISDVLIVTDVYPAREEPIEGVSGELIVNAAKSMGHKDVHWVKDKKSVVAALRALVNEGDLVITLGAGDIWRMGDQYVAVLQGEKIEV
- a CDS encoding glycosyltransferase, with translation MSKHEALNHFNLDHGKPVLAVIGGSQGSKALNDTVTASVEQMKTNNIQILWQTGMAHYEQLKHFETDSPVVKVFPFTDDMGAVYSAADLIVSRAGALALAEIAYCGKPSLLIPFPGAAANHQMKNAQNLADRDAAVIIKEGDLANDSFTEAIQSMIGDKERLAAMSIKAGGAAVQDAAERIVDEIVALAEA
- a CDS encoding glycosyltransferase, translating into MPERGLNVVMAGGGTGGHLFPAIAITHALKEKVQYVQIHFVGSKYGIEASKFPHGDYPYTLLNIRGFARGFSSVAVARNLLFPWRFLTAYWQSRRLLTQFSPDVVVGTGGYASGLPLLAAVHKKIPTLIHEQNSYPGLTTRWLAERVGRLCLSYEESAAYLKKKVSVSLAILCARI
- a CDS encoding putative peptidoglycan glycosyltransferase FtsW, whose amino-acid sequence is MKAIQVSSQHYDKSLLTIALILVSIGTVMVFSASTNISMENYGNGTHFFRRHLLRAAIGLIFMITAMRVDYRILKKIASPFLIGSIVLLILTKVLYLVQGNSSPARWMSLGLLSLQTSDIARFAIILYLAAYVDKKRDQLRDFVTGFLPPIVVIGIIMGLIIIQPDFSTAVMIGMISVTLLFVSGARLPHIIATASVSIAILIPVLLAAEYRIARIKSFFSGGLDISGMNYQVQQSLISLGNGGITGVGLGESVGKNLFLPLPHTDFILSIIGEEVGFAGIFLIITLYLALFQRALKISKGCTDIFGILLATGLALQVILYAFINSAVVTAMVPTTGLPMPFISFGGSGLVTNLLSIGILLNISMAKRIVREKKPAGVLFA
- the murD gene encoding UDP-N-acetylmuramoyl-L-alanine--D-glutamate ligase, which translates into the protein MIDISVRENIELKGKTVAVIGAGKSGAAAARLLIKKEANALLSDQNESPLLTKDLSELERLGVAMEFGGHSEKIFEADMMVVSPGVPQDADAIRCASEKEIPVVSEVELASWFTDLPVVAVTGSNGKTTTTTMLAEMCTRGKFNPFLAGNIGIPFSETVTSTLETRPEKGIHILEISSFQMEHIRHFHPKVAVLLNLTADHLDRYPTVDDYAAAKMRIMENMTADDTVIFNSDDSQLSAMIHTTAQLIPFSLAGHSDSLFSVNETKIYDGADEILIYKKDVSLPGVHNLTNFLAAATACRLLGVTVEAIGKVMQTFSGVPHRLEYILTLDGVDYYNDSKATNIDSVKVALDSFPGPVILIMGGRDKGANFRELHPYLAGKVKRIIVLGEAADRIQESLSPIPPSTRAHSLDSAVSLAHDYSQSGDTVLLAPGCASFDMFTNFEERGDTFKQAVNALESQQ